One Candidatus Ozemobacteraceae bacterium DNA segment encodes these proteins:
- a CDS encoding GreA/GreB family elongation factor: protein MTLSMTIDRKVIIDNVVRQIEEQIAETFKSYQSNKDISINAPGKMESRYDTRKYEYGAVADGLAALLEQLQETLKSVKSLCAKPDGEKIQLGSFVLADFVRSTEQGTETGRILYMILSSLFDGNLQQVKIASASSPIGKALLGKKAGDRVSIEMGVSRRKKVHTSLRILEVF from the coding sequence ATGACTCTTTCCATGACGATAGACAGGAAAGTCATCATCGACAATGTCGTCCGCCAGATCGAAGAGCAGATTGCTGAAACGTTCAAGTCATACCAGAGCAACAAGGATATTTCCATCAATGCCCCCGGAAAGATGGAGTCACGGTATGACACACGCAAATACGAGTACGGCGCCGTCGCCGACGGTCTGGCCGCCCTTCTCGAACAATTGCAGGAAACCTTGAAATCCGTCAAAAGCCTTTGCGCGAAGCCCGATGGCGAGAAAATCCAACTCGGAAGTTTCGTGCTTGCTGATTTCGTGCGAAGCACCGAACAGGGAACCGAAACAGGACGGATCCTTTACATGATCCTTTCAAGCCTGTTCGACGGAAACCTCCAGCAGGTCAAAATCGCGTCCGCAAGCTCCCCCATCGGAAAAGCCCTTCTGGGGAAAAAAGCCGGCGATCGCGTCTCCATCGAGATGGGCGTCTCTCGCCGCAAAAAGGTTCACACCTCCCTCCGCATCCTGGAAGTTTTCTAA
- a CDS encoding radical SAM protein — protein MASRGCAFDCHYCSGRTLSGGRIRFRPVTNLVDEIQECQRQYGITSFHFADDNFLQNPGYVRSFRQELGNRGLSISWRSFARADSIRPEIMEDVAASGCYRLTLGLESGTDTILLRMNKRHTVEQSSAALSLCREYGIETKAFFMLGYPEETPAEIQATIDFAAASSLSHAYFYLVRSFPGTRLERELLEAGIPKADLLEYIHWVPDMDSGLTVFERACRKALEVHGVFDADSVLKYNVAHRRSINRNCSNEQLMDFMVNGYKKFYFRPSYLERFPWWADVTNEKTLEQQEVGI, from the coding sequence ATGGCCTCACGGGGATGCGCGTTCGACTGTCACTACTGCTCGGGACGAACGCTTTCGGGGGGGCGCATCCGGTTCAGGCCGGTGACGAACCTCGTGGATGAGATCCAGGAGTGTCAGCGGCAATACGGCATCACTTCGTTCCATTTCGCCGACGATAATTTCCTGCAGAACCCGGGATATGTCCGCTCTTTCCGTCAGGAACTCGGAAATCGCGGTCTTTCGATTTCCTGGAGATCATTTGCTCGAGCTGATTCGATCAGGCCGGAGATCATGGAGGACGTCGCGGCGTCTGGCTGTTATCGCCTGACGCTGGGCCTCGAATCAGGGACAGACACCATCCTTCTGCGGATGAATAAACGCCACACGGTCGAGCAATCATCGGCGGCCCTTTCCCTGTGCCGGGAATACGGCATCGAAACGAAGGCCTTCTTCATGCTTGGATATCCGGAGGAAACACCCGCGGAAATACAGGCAACGATCGACTTCGCCGCAGCCTCCTCTCTCAGCCATGCTTATTTTTACCTCGTCCGATCGTTTCCCGGAACTCGGCTCGAACGGGAACTCCTTGAAGCCGGTATCCCCAAGGCGGATCTTCTGGAATACATTCATTGGGTTCCTGATATGGACAGCGGTTTAACTGTTTTTGAACGGGCCTGTCGGAAAGCCCTTGAAGTTCATGGAGTGTTCGACGCGGATTCGGTCCTGAAATATAATGTTGCCCATCGGAGAAGCATCAACAGAAATTGCAGCAATGAGCAACTGATGGACTTCATGGTCAACGGGTACAAGAAGTTTTATTTCCGCCCGTCGTATCTCGAGAGGTTTCCCTGGTGGGCCGATGTCACAAACGAAAAAACACTGGAACAGCAGGAGGTGGGTATATGA
- a CDS encoding radical SAM protein, with product MDTATKTTGTWDFRADVVAAEFGSFRCNYACSFCHKDYFFQQNPSGRGRKTLAEGIALCQSLLKGDFSVHLAGSGEPLLLSPDALRRQVEPIRAMGACRKIKLTTNGFFLAERAAMLGDLGIGSISVSLPTLDPASYSRCMGVTQKSAMERISRTMNGISTARSAGLKVDLNVCAAEDLLPQLDAYIDLSRTHGVKIKFFPLLQVPGKGSSSASPHFGNLLRELNRRASPVIDKASRYTSILWDVDGASISAKPGDPFSRPTACYECPEYSICEESCWRSIRVSPWYIQPCGVKTSNIYFHDENSPATLARKLAVGGKLPTVCIDSDERAQGVNAAMADAMGRRKPFIVLEGPDGSGKSTAIPEIAKHLGYIPYATPPEGFRDQAFRAVFERPGLEYARYLYYMAGNAAADAELKTLLLHSGIVCDRWLMSTFLYHGLVMGCDTALPASFVNGLISPDLTIVLDVSPETQKHRISQRRPTHDAAWETSDRIRKTIARAYREQRGPGIVHVSADGPVSEVVERCLEAIYRHVNAAERTTYA from the coding sequence ATGGACACCGCGACGAAGACGACAGGAACCTGGGATTTCAGGGCAGATGTGGTCGCCGCCGAGTTCGGTTCGTTCCGGTGCAACTATGCCTGCTCCTTCTGCCATAAGGACTACTTTTTCCAGCAGAACCCGTCTGGGCGCGGCAGAAAAACGCTTGCCGAAGGGATCGCGCTCTGTCAGAGTCTGCTCAAAGGCGACTTCTCCGTCCACTTGGCCGGCTCCGGAGAGCCTCTCCTCCTCTCCCCGGATGCCCTCCGACGCCAGGTCGAGCCGATCAGGGCGATGGGGGCCTGCCGGAAGATCAAGCTCACGACGAACGGGTTTTTCCTGGCCGAACGTGCGGCGATGCTCGGCGATCTCGGAATCGGAAGCATCAGCGTTTCCCTTCCCACGCTCGATCCCGCTTCCTACTCCAGGTGCATGGGCGTCACGCAGAAATCGGCCATGGAGCGGATATCGAGAACAATGAACGGGATCTCAACCGCCCGGAGCGCCGGCCTGAAGGTCGACTTGAATGTGTGCGCGGCCGAAGACCTGCTCCCTCAACTCGATGCCTACATCGACCTCTCCCGGACGCACGGAGTGAAAATCAAGTTTTTCCCGCTCCTCCAGGTTCCCGGGAAAGGGTCTTCATCCGCTTCTCCCCATTTCGGGAATCTCCTCCGCGAGCTGAATCGCCGCGCCTCGCCGGTCATCGATAAGGCCAGCCGCTACACGAGCATTCTGTGGGATGTCGACGGAGCCTCTATTTCGGCAAAGCCCGGCGATCCATTCAGCAGGCCGACGGCATGCTACGAATGCCCCGAATACAGCATCTGCGAAGAATCATGCTGGCGATCCATCAGAGTTTCCCCTTGGTATATCCAGCCGTGCGGTGTCAAAACGTCGAATATCTACTTCCACGACGAAAACTCCCCGGCCACTCTCGCACGGAAACTCGCCGTTGGAGGCAAGCTCCCGACGGTCTGCATCGACTCAGACGAGCGCGCCCAGGGTGTGAATGCCGCCATGGCTGATGCCATGGGCCGAAGGAAACCATTTATCGTTCTCGAGGGACCGGACGGAAGCGGGAAATCCACCGCCATCCCCGAAATAGCAAAGCATCTGGGATATATCCCGTATGCCACACCCCCGGAGGGCTTCAGGGACCAGGCTTTCCGCGCCGTGTTCGAGCGGCCGGGGCTTGAATACGCCCGTTACCTGTATTACATGGCCGGGAACGCCGCGGCAGATGCCGAGTTGAAAACGCTTCTTCTCCATTCAGGTATCGTCTGCGACCGGTGGCTGATGTCGACGTTCCTGTATCACGGTCTCGTCATGGGTTGTGACACGGCGCTTCCGGCGTCGTTCGTGAACGGATTGATCAGCCCCGACCTGACGATCGTTCTTGATGTTTCTCCCGAGACCCAGAAACACCGCATTTCACAGCGTCGACCGACGCATGACGCCGCTTGGGAAACATCGGACAGGATCAGAAAAACCATTGCGAGGGCGTACCGCGAACAGCGCGGCCCCGGGATCGTCCACGTTTCTGCGGACGGCCCGGTCAGCGAGGTCGTCGAGCGTTGTCTCGAGGCCATTTATCGACATGTCAACGCTGCAGAAAGGACGACGTATGCATAA
- a CDS encoding EcsC family protein yields the protein MEHMNEGMLCRVLNWSYEMALDPGVPGVDSAYDLARHYSCGSRGLAENVDSLIRWQNARAGTSGFVTGLGGIITLPAAVPANISSVLFFQVRMIAAIAIMGGLDPRQDQVKTLVFVCLCGAEAGQILKSLGIELGKKLTVEAIRRISKEILIQINRTVGFRLMTKFGKRGLLNLGKAVPLIGGLIGGVCDLVSTDLIGGVAKRAFLQPPIPCLFAC from the coding sequence ATGGAACACATGAACGAAGGCATGCTTTGCAGGGTGCTCAATTGGTCGTATGAAATGGCGCTGGACCCGGGCGTGCCCGGCGTGGATTCGGCGTATGACCTGGCGCGCCACTATTCGTGCGGTTCGCGGGGCCTGGCGGAGAACGTCGATTCCCTGATCCGGTGGCAGAACGCCAGGGCGGGAACGTCGGGGTTCGTGACCGGTCTCGGCGGGATCATCACTCTGCCCGCCGCGGTGCCGGCGAACATCTCGAGCGTTCTGTTCTTCCAGGTTCGCATGATCGCGGCCATCGCGATCATGGGCGGCCTCGACCCGCGCCAGGACCAGGTGAAAACCCTCGTGTTCGTCTGCCTCTGCGGCGCCGAAGCCGGGCAGATTCTGAAAAGCCTGGGCATCGAGCTCGGCAAAAAACTGACCGTCGAGGCGATCCGAAGAATATCGAAAGAAATACTCATTCAGATCAATCGGACCGTCGGCTTTCGCCTGATGACGAAGTTCGGAAAGCGCGGTCTGCTCAACCTCGGCAAGGCCGTGCCCCTCATCGGCGGCTTGATCGGCGGCGTCTGCGACCTGGTCTCCACCGACCTGATCGGCGGCGTCGCCAAGCGCGCCTTCCTCCAGCCCCCCATCCCCTGCCTTTTCGCCTGCTGA
- a CDS encoding ThiF family adenylyltransferase, whose product MPKRTGFSSRPHIIVTDAALRAIRETSALHPATECGGLLLGIRRGDTWVVAVATGPGNTARMSYAQFSPDIEFARAQLRYFGARYGYEYLGEWHKHPAGMMCPSGTDRRQAAEIIRQEGLEYGFLAVIAAPMSENRSVLGVQAFLMDSPDEAFRQVVYGVHPSAIPQEPPPEISRAYLDETLLGNLRPGVTECVVRGRFDQASGTAHFGSGLEGELSAKIVASGAAGNEADIDLDAFDLIMIVDPAGNVRAYQFCDAAPREVPLRLYDPARDVFRRNGGLASTAVLPGKHVVMIGVGSVGSQAALEFARAGVGRLTLVDPDRLEPENVCRHACSLADLGRFKVDAVAERVRRIKPDCVVDARPLDVMNERELLEELFDEADLVFVSTDTNGSRGLVNELAWQAGVPSVYVSLLERADRGYCQRIIPGTTPCRWCLNGDQPDVPTGEFAYTAVESERDVYIQPGLSTDIGIVTLLGVRMALDTLTPGTGFPYDLVFWNNRSRETGEPGFSFVPRLEARAGCPVCGTGLSQAVPVGSLPLSELVTVSDTVFPDDLEPEELPAGEAEIGAEKEQTA is encoded by the coding sequence ATGCCCAAACGCACAGGCTTTTCCTCTCGGCCGCATATCATCGTGACGGATGCGGCGCTCCGGGCCATCCGAGAAACGTCGGCCCTGCACCCGGCGACCGAGTGCGGCGGCCTTCTTCTCGGCATCCGACGCGGCGACACATGGGTCGTCGCCGTCGCCACCGGCCCAGGCAACACGGCCCGCATGTCGTACGCGCAGTTCAGCCCCGACATCGAGTTCGCCCGGGCCCAGCTCCGGTATTTCGGCGCCCGGTACGGGTATGAATATCTCGGCGAATGGCACAAGCACCCCGCCGGAATGATGTGCCCGAGCGGGACCGACCGCCGCCAGGCCGCCGAGATCATCCGGCAGGAAGGCCTGGAATACGGCTTCCTCGCCGTCATCGCCGCCCCGATGAGCGAGAACCGGTCGGTCCTGGGCGTCCAGGCGTTTCTCATGGATTCCCCCGACGAAGCGTTCCGGCAGGTGGTCTACGGCGTCCATCCGTCGGCGATTCCGCAGGAGCCCCCGCCCGAGATTTCCCGGGCGTATCTCGACGAAACTCTGCTCGGCAATCTCCGCCCCGGCGTGACGGAATGCGTCGTCCGCGGCCGGTTCGACCAGGCGAGCGGAACCGCCCATTTCGGAAGCGGACTCGAGGGGGAGCTTTCGGCGAAGATCGTCGCCTCCGGCGCCGCCGGGAACGAGGCCGACATCGACCTGGACGCCTTCGACCTGATCATGATCGTCGATCCGGCCGGAAACGTCCGGGCATACCAGTTCTGCGACGCGGCGCCGCGCGAAGTGCCCCTTCGCCTGTACGACCCGGCGCGAGACGTCTTTCGGCGCAACGGGGGCCTCGCCTCGACCGCCGTCCTTCCCGGAAAACACGTCGTGATGATCGGGGTCGGCAGTGTAGGCTCCCAGGCCGCGCTGGAGTTCGCCCGCGCCGGCGTCGGCCGCCTGACGCTGGTCGATCCCGACCGCCTGGAGCCCGAAAACGTGTGCCGGCATGCCTGCAGTCTGGCCGATCTCGGCCGGTTCAAGGTCGATGCCGTGGCGGAGCGCGTCCGCCGGATCAAGCCCGACTGCGTTGTCGATGCCAGGCCCCTCGACGTGATGAACGAGCGCGAACTGCTCGAGGAGCTGTTCGACGAGGCCGACCTCGTGTTCGTCAGCACCGACACGAACGGCTCCCGCGGCCTGGTGAACGAGCTCGCCTGGCAGGCAGGCGTCCCGTCGGTCTACGTTTCCCTGCTCGAACGGGCCGATCGCGGCTATTGTCAGCGGATCATCCCTGGCACGACGCCCTGCCGGTGGTGCCTGAACGGCGACCAGCCCGACGTGCCGACGGGGGAGTTCGCCTACACGGCGGTCGAGTCGGAGCGTGACGTCTACATCCAGCCGGGGCTGTCGACCGACATCGGCATCGTGACCCTGCTCGGGGTGCGGATGGCGCTCGATACCCTGACCCCCGGCACGGGGTTCCCCTACGACCTGGTGTTCTGGAACAACCGCTCGCGGGAAACCGGCGAGCCCGGCTTTTCGTTCGTTCCGCGGCTCGAGGCCCGCGCCGGATGCCCGGTCTGCGGAACCGGTCTGTCGCAGGCCGTGCCGGTGGGGAGCCTGCCGCTTTCCGAACTCGTGACGGTCTCGGACACGGTGTTTCCCGACGATCTGGAACCCGAGGAACTGCCCGCGGGCGAGGCTGAGATCGGTGCAGAGAAGGAGCAGACGGCATGA
- a CDS encoding type II toxin-antitoxin system HicB family antitoxin produces the protein MLFPVVVHKDKKSCFGVTIPDFPGCFTSGNTLEEAIKNVQEAIECHLDEGEAIPKASDIETLAKNPDFSGGIWVMVDVDLSAFESRAKRINITIPENLLHEIDSFVQKHGLSRSSFLSRAARTALKAA, from the coding sequence ATGTTGTTTCCCGTCGTCGTCCACAAGGACAAGAAAAGTTGTTTTGGTGTCACCATTCCTGATTTTCCCGGGTGTTTCACTTCCGGCAACACGCTCGAGGAAGCCATCAAGAATGTCCAGGAAGCGATCGAATGTCATCTGGACGAAGGAGAAGCGATTCCCAAGGCATCCGATATCGAAACTCTTGCGAAGAACCCCGACTTTTCCGGTGGTATCTGGGTGATGGTAGACGTTGATCTGTCGGCTTTCGAAAGTCGGGCCAAGCGGATCAACATCACGATCCCAGAAAACCTCCTGCACGAAATCGATTCTTTTGTTCAGAAGCACGGTCTTTCCCGATCATCCTTTCTCTCGAGAGCGGCAAGAACCGCGCTGAAAGCCGCGTAG
- a CDS encoding type II toxin-antitoxin system HicA family toxin, giving the protein MKSAEILKRLREDGWYLATTKGSHHQFKHLTKPGKVTVKHPSKDFPLSTLRSIYRQAGWKRR; this is encoded by the coding sequence ATGAAGAGCGCAGAAATTCTGAAGAGGCTCAGAGAAGACGGTTGGTATCTGGCCACGACAAAGGGAAGTCATCACCAGTTCAAGCATCTGACCAAGCCGGGAAAGGTCACGGTCAAACATCCTTCGAAGGATTTCCCGTTGAGCACACTTCGAAGCATCTACCGGCAAGCCGGCTGGAAGAGGAGGTAA
- a CDS encoding lecithin retinol acyltransferase family protein, which produces MNIRPGSVIYVFRSMTSRVVEAVDGRFLSVEPEQTGLLAAAFRLVAGTPLLPPGLRLMLNFERYRHYGVYDGRGKVIHFTGPTPSSARIRRTTLAEFERGTFLDSVAGGVLGVHTDDRVAFPDGRAEAVRRARAALGTTFGGYDLLRNNCEHFATWCACGRRISRQLLEKSLTLGSFARVDGGCSRRNIA; this is translated from the coding sequence ATGAACATCCGGCCCGGAAGCGTGATCTACGTGTTTCGCAGTATGACGTCGCGAGTCGTGGAAGCCGTCGACGGCCGGTTCCTGTCCGTCGAACCCGAGCAGACCGGTCTTCTGGCGGCGGCGTTCCGGCTCGTCGCAGGCACGCCTCTTCTTCCGCCGGGGCTGAGGCTGATGCTGAATTTCGAGCGCTACCGGCATTACGGCGTCTACGACGGACGGGGAAAGGTGATCCATTTCACGGGGCCGACCCCGTCTTCGGCGCGCATCCGGCGAACCACGCTCGCGGAGTTCGAGCGGGGCACCTTTCTCGACAGCGTGGCGGGCGGGGTGCTCGGCGTTCACACGGACGACCGGGTGGCGTTTCCCGACGGGCGGGCGGAGGCGGTTCGGCGAGCCAGAGCCGCGCTGGGAACGACGTTCGGAGGTTACGATCTGCTCCGGAACAACTGCGAGCATTTCGCGACCTGGTGCGCATGCGGCCGCCGGATCTCCAGACAGCTTCTCGAGAAAAGCCTCACCCTCGGCTCTTTCGCCCGGGTCGATGGCGGATGTTCTCGACGAAACATTGCCTGA
- the cmr6 gene encoding type III-B CRISPR module RAMP protein Cmr6: MLIPAAPNYLQSVLTQADIPPGHRFSLFLPIWEAAWVPTTKEKGQALSRILSMKGHVAELAKSLVKRQEILATTSGNDCMIFPCISQAPFTTGLGNEHPLGNGFAFLTPYGIPYLSGSGVKGVMRRAAEHLALFPDEYHSNRPFPEFCLLDVWRLFGFEGEGCSTFPKKNATDEDRAWQKAYEDQIPEIAKRPDLKEFISSLQIERDEREACLKAPETFLRRLGEDKKFRNSIHTRGSLTFWDVIPVTPKGEMCVEVMTPHYSDYYQSGKSPHDSGSPNPIPFLAIPAETKFQFVIQARNTPFPSQIGMNDVVGKLLAFACKWLGFGAKTAIGYGALKLDIQGQANIAISIERTRKEDREKRELAALTEERKELRAFQAQFEKAQSVAGYKAGCPFDDVRLGFIKKALTWQLSQDRADAADILEKTIKWGCSDKRKKEFRDTVTALRSPCKS, from the coding sequence ATGTTGATTCCTGCCGCGCCGAACTATCTCCAATCAGTTCTGACACAGGCCGATATACCTCCAGGCCATCGATTCAGCCTGTTTCTGCCGATCTGGGAAGCCGCGTGGGTGCCGACAACGAAAGAAAAGGGGCAGGCGCTCTCTCGCATTCTGTCGATGAAAGGGCACGTCGCAGAGCTTGCCAAATCGCTTGTCAAACGTCAGGAAATACTGGCGACGACGTCGGGCAATGACTGCATGATCTTTCCCTGTATCTCCCAGGCGCCCTTCACCACCGGCCTCGGAAACGAGCATCCTCTTGGAAACGGGTTCGCGTTTCTGACCCCGTACGGGATCCCGTATCTCAGCGGCTCCGGCGTCAAGGGGGTCATGCGGCGTGCGGCTGAGCACCTCGCGCTCTTCCCGGATGAATACCATTCCAATCGGCCGTTTCCTGAGTTCTGTCTCCTCGATGTCTGGCGTCTGTTCGGCTTCGAAGGAGAGGGTTGCTCGACCTTTCCGAAAAAGAATGCCACCGACGAAGACCGCGCATGGCAGAAAGCGTACGAAGACCAGATTCCGGAAATTGCAAAGCGGCCCGATCTGAAGGAGTTCATCTCGAGCCTCCAGATCGAACGGGATGAACGTGAAGCGTGTCTGAAAGCCCCGGAGACGTTTCTTCGAAGGCTCGGCGAAGACAAGAAGTTCAGAAACTCGATTCATACGCGGGGCAGTCTGACGTTCTGGGATGTCATCCCCGTCACCCCGAAGGGTGAGATGTGCGTCGAAGTCATGACGCCGCATTATTCCGATTACTATCAATCGGGCAAGTCGCCCCACGATTCCGGCAGTCCCAATCCTATCCCGTTCCTCGCCATTCCGGCAGAAACGAAGTTCCAGTTCGTCATCCAGGCCCGAAATACGCCGTTCCCTTCCCAGATCGGGATGAATGACGTCGTCGGGAAGCTTCTCGCCTTTGCCTGCAAATGGCTGGGGTTCGGCGCGAAAACCGCCATCGGATACGGCGCCCTGAAACTGGATATCCAGGGACAAGCGAATATCGCGATCTCTATAGAACGAACCCGCAAAGAAGATCGGGAAAAGCGCGAACTCGCGGCGCTCACCGAAGAGCGAAAGGAACTTCGAGCATTCCAGGCCCAGTTCGAGAAAGCTCAGTCCGTGGCCGGGTATAAAGCCGGGTGCCCCTTCGATGACGTCCGCCTCGGGTTCATCAAAAAAGCCCTCACGTGGCAACTTTCCCAAGATCGCGCCGATGCCGCGGACATCCTGGAAAAGACGATAAAATGGGGCTGTTCCGACAAGCGAAAGAAGGAGTTCCGGGATACGGTCACCGCCTTGCGCAGTCCGTGTAAATCCTGA
- the cmr5 gene encoding type III-B CRISPR module-associated protein Cmr5: MSLEQQRAKFAWEKAKASPNDFTSLAKGAPALIMGNGLMAALAFWNSRKTEQGNHLVTALLGWLKERRLVTSDEFNAAMNEIVQFNSDTYMQATNEALDFLKWLRQLAATQG, translated from the coding sequence GAGAAGGCAAAGGCATCTCCCAATGATTTCACGAGTCTTGCCAAGGGCGCACCCGCACTCATCATGGGGAATGGCCTGATGGCCGCTCTGGCTTTCTGGAATTCCCGCAAGACGGAGCAGGGAAACCATCTCGTCACTGCGCTTCTTGGGTGGCTGAAAGAGCGCCGTCTCGTCACTTCCGATGAGTTCAACGCCGCGATGAATGAAATCGTGCAATTCAATTCTGATACGTATATGCAGGCGACGAACGAAGCGCTGGACTTCCTCAAATGGCTCAGACAGCTCGCAGCCACCCAGGGATGA